Part of the Triplophysa dalaica isolate WHDGS20190420 chromosome 23, ASM1584641v1, whole genome shotgun sequence genome is shown below.
atatatacattttgacaactgagtaaagttaacaaataatttctaAGTAAGGACAActattagattttacagtgtaggttcaacatttgcatacattttgCTTTTGTCCATTAAATTCCGTGAAGAGACTTAAACTGTATTAATGAATGATTGAGTGCAAATTAAGGAAGTATGTAGACGGCGAAGGGTCTTTGACCATTCCTCATTTGTAAAAACATGGTTTAGGTCTGACTCCCAACTGTCCTTTATTTTAGAAAGGTTTGAACTATCTGGCATTGTagtaaatgagaaaatgtttttttaaatattggaaACAGCACCTTTAGAAATCTATTTTTCAAAACTTGATCAATCTCCCGTTGAAGGGGTGCATGGGGGAATTGAGCAAATCTATTTCTTATAGATTGATGATATCGAGAAGTGAGCTTTTGgaagattcattttttttcagagtGTTATGAAAAAGGTAATAAAAggtcattaatatttataatgcttCTTTTGAACCAAAATGCGAAAGCTCCATCTGAAATAGAAGGTAAAAAGAAGGATTTATGGGAGACAAGCCCGAGATTGCCTGAAACCAAAGTGTattcttaaagagtacatacctaggttaaaggaggcatgaattaaaatcacaattttaacctgagcttttgttatataagagagGATCGtattcacacaaacatcatgtaagtgtcagaactgaaaatgcccttgttactgagattaaaTCTATAactgacaccaggcccagcgaacgccatgTTCTGAAACatctatctatgacgacattgatagatGTCACagatgtaaccaagacgttattgattttgatgtttttggatttaAAATCAAGCGaatgtcataagtagacctcatataacagtataaaacaataaacaagcacagttcatcaGAAATTTAAGGTCCAACTTTGGTTTATGAGGTGtccaaaaacaagtttatgtacatagaaggtgtaaaaacactattatttcgttATAATAGTTAGTTATTCTTACCAAACTTCTTGACTGGGTCtaaaatgattcgttccgcaaTTCATCTGTCTAACCCCTTCTTTTCcactagcctagtctgatgtgattggtcagatggtctagtctgctgtgatagGTCGACCGCAAATCTCAATTTCAGCCTTTGCTTAAATCTATTATCACATTAGTTAATGCAATATGAACAAacattaataattgtattaaccATAACTACAGCAAGGATTCATAAATGCTGAAATCTACTCATTGTCATGCACAtactaatgcatttactaatgtaaaCAACTACAAACCTTATTGTGAGGTGCTACCTAGTTTTAAATTGAAGAAGATGGCGTTGGTAAATCCCATTAGTCTTAAATGCCTTTGGGgttgaatattattgttatagtATGAGGTGCAGGCATCTAACACTTCTGTCAATGTGCTTACATCAATttgaaactgaaaaatgtattagCTGTGTATCATAAATCTGTCAGAGCATTGAAGGGGATTAGTAAGAACTGCTTATCGGCTGACTCTGTTCTGGCCAAATTAACAGTGAATATACGCTACTATATATAGACTCCATCTGCGCTTGGAAGAGAGACACATCTCAGTAGAGCCTGGTTTTCCTCCCTCTTTTCAGTACACGTTGGATTATGTGACTGGTAATGTGTGAGAATCTATCACAAGTAAAACAGTACAAGTGTAATGACATTGTGAGACAAATAGAGAATTCATATTTCCATTAAAGGTCAACTGTCTGTATTCACATTTAAGCAAAATACGAATGATTGGTATCATTATTTGATGTAACGGATGAAAGACAGCAAAAATCTATATTTCTGTATGTCCTCCGTGATGAAGCTAATGGTGTAGAGACACTATGTTTAATAGAGAATGATCGCTATATTAAAGGCATCATTGATAGTTGGGAAAGTTTAGTTTTGCACTGCTTCAAATATTTGATTCAAGACTGTAaggtgctcttaaacattttatgcactttaaaaatgttctgtaaGAAAATTACTGCAGGATTGGATGAGACTGGAACGGGTAACAGATCGTTCATGCTGTGCTGCTGTCAGGTCAGATTAAATCAACAAGACTGCAACTTTTTAGAATTAAAATtagatttaacattttaagagaaagGAActtccagaattttttttttgggaaTATACAGTATCCTGTGTTAAGTTTCATTTTGCCTTAATTGCATAATGCTAAAATATACAGatttcctttgttttgttttgtttgtgctaATCATTCTTATCCAGCTGATTATGTGGTATGAAGTGTAATTAACAAGTACTTTGGGTAGAAtgaggaaataaaaataagtgaaTGCTGACAACCCTCCTTTTTGGTGAGCTGtgagttaaagggacagttcagcccaaaattaaaaattctgtTTCATTTAGTCACCTTAGAGTTGTTCtcaatctgtatacatttctttgttctgttgaacacaaaagacgatattttaaagaatgtaggaaagcaatcCGTTCTGgcgcacttttgactatcattgtcatttttcccatggtagtcattggtggccaagaactgtttggttacaagcattcttccaaatatctttctctgtgttcatgaaaacactttttttacagattttaatcAACTCATGGGTAAGTTAATTatgtcagaatttttattttggggtgaactgtcaaTTTAAAGCCAATGTCGAATTAATACACATGCTGAGATTGGCATTGGCTAGCAGTGTAATGACTAGGAGGTGCAGATGGTCATGTCATCTAGAGACACTCTGTCTATGACCTTCACATCTTGCCAAGATATATAGACTAAATTATATACATATTGTGTGTAGTCCAAACATAAACACATGCTTTTAAACACGTGTCACTTAACACAAAACTACATGAAATGGCTTGACGTCTgcaataggcccttttcacatgacgtcacaaATCTTCTTTTCTGACGAGAAGCAGTGTATTGTTACTTCCGTTAGCACCTTACGACAAgatcaaagctagataaaggaTAACAATTCTTTGTTGAACAgtacctgtttgattatgaaggtgtttagttttctttttgtaGTAGCGAAGGTGCAAGGATATGTACTTGAATAAgtgttctgtcagtttttttttcactgttgttaaattccagcgGGAGGGCAAATGAAAGtccttcttcttcttgtttgtcGCAAGACGGATGTTATGATAGACTGCTTTGTGAAAAGGCGGAAGTTAAGTGACGTCATCAGGAAAAGGGCGTATTGATGTGTCTTGATATGTTCCTACAGAGGGGGTAAAAATGCCATTTATTGTCTCCATATAGTAATTTTAGAATGATTATTTGTCGAAGACAGACCTACCATCAGCACTGAGGTTGTTAATCAATGACATCAATACTTTTGTAAACCCAACATAAGGCAACATCTGTGTTATGCAGAATGGTTTCGCACAAATTGGTTATGTGAACAACCGCAGGAAAGAGATATCTGATATAATCTCTAGGAGATGAAATGACAATAACAGAGAATAATATGGGAACAAAACTAAAacgaaaaatataaataattatgagTATTTTTATCTAATGTGTCACTCATGTGCTAcaataatgcattaaataattataaatgtataaaacgttatgtatgtatatatatatatgatatactTTATATAATTAATAGATAACCTACAATCTTATTCTCagtcatttgttttaatgattttgatATTATTGATACTATTGCCcagattatatatataaaacatcatacaaatgagaatgagaaagaaagaagattAACATATATTAagagggtttgtgtgtgtgtgcgtgcgtgtgtgcatgcatgtgaaAGAGTGTggtagagaaagaaagaaagaaagcaaaaaaaagaaagacagtaGAGAGAGAGTATTGAGACTGGCATTGCTCCAGCTGACACATCTGACACTTTGAGTTTGATGAACACAAGGGTTCAGCTGGCCGGAGGGTCTTAAAGGTCACCACCATTCATTTCAGCTCAAATTCTTGCATTTAATGCAACTCATTGCAGCTCATGAGTGATGAATGCATTTGCTATTAGCTGTGGTGATCTAAGCCTCATTGATATCATCAGATTAAGGCAGTTCAGTGCTAAGGTAAGAATGATTCCCTTATGTGGCTTAGGAAATACATTTTACTTCTAtgtattgtgaaataaaaatcggtcatcatttactcacccccatgctGTTCCAGACCAGTGTACTTTTCTGCCTTCTGTTGAACATGTAAGATTTTACCTATTTAGCACATGGTACTTTTCATCTTTGTGTGAacaattaattgtatttaatttacaaaagaagtttgaaatatgttttatttttacattttaattcaggATTACCCTAGTAAAAAAGcagttcatttaaaatgcatttatttcatgctaagtatagtttaaatgcattaacataTTTACTTATATGATTTACTGAATCATTTGGAGAACTATTTATACACAATGCATATTTCTTCATATTAAgcctttgtttaaataaaaatgtgttctgatgtCACTTTTGAAAaggatttaatgttttttttaaatgaaatcaatCTTTAAATTTAAGATATTTCAAGTGGACTTGCAATAGTTGCACTTGAGCACaatcaaatgtaatgaattaaatGTATCTTAAGTTGGACTTCAGCACAATTTCTGCACaattaaagtatatatatacaaatatagtgTACCACAAATActtaatgtattttcattaagtACATACAATGTTAATGGATTTGCAGTATACTGaccatgaaataaatgtattttatttatgaataatatatttttatttggtatATTTTTTTTTGGCTAGGTTAACCAAAGGGCAATCAGTCTATACcaggctttaaaaaaatgatgattaATGATGACTTTTAAGACTAGTCTAAGAAGTTTTTGCAACCAGCCCCagataatttaatttttacaaatattgtaaaaataggAACTATCATTTAAATAGCATTATACATTTCTGAAAGTAAAGGCTGActcatttaaatgtatcttCAAAGCCCAGCCCAATCTGATTCAGTCAAACTGAATAATTACTGTCCAGGCTGCAAGAATGACCAAATACAAAAGCTGCAAAAGTGATGTTGAGTTGTTCCTTATATCCCCTGTAGTTGGCTCAGGCTCAGTGTGAGAAGAAGATACTGAAGGTTGAAATTCGAGGATAACTTAAAAATCATTCACGAAAAGTattgtgaaaaaataatgatataatgtttaactaataaactaaatatatgtaaatagtaaagaacaatacaaataagATTAATAAGGACaagaaattaaatacaaaagaaattTCAGTACAGAATTGCATCATCTTTAGAAAAGACGCGCatacacacacgtacacccacgcatgcacgcacgcacgcacgcacacacacacacacacacacaggtctatactgtatatgatcTATGAACACTAAAATGTGTATATGCATATATTGCGCTTGATTGAAATGTTGTGTATGAATAACATAGAATCTACCATCAACATCTCAAAGGTTTTTGCAAGACATAAATGAGGTTACATTAACATCCAATAGACACAAATGGCACATGATTTATTGTTGGAAATAGTAATGTACTGTACCATATACTGTATCAGGAAGAATAACAGGATAAGTGACCATCGAGCTTACTTTTCTGATTGGCCAACCCAGTATCTTGCAATGGCACATTAAAGGCTTATGACTCAATCCCCAGCTCAATTGATTTTTAATTCATAGTTTCTTTAGAAACTATAGAGGTGATAAATCTGAGAATTTAGAGTCTTTAGCTAAGGAGAAAAGTCTGAGCACATGTGAGATGTAACGGAGATCTCTTATGAAACTTACGAGGAGATAAATGTGAGAATTCTGAGATATTCTGAGCAATAttatactaaatatatatatatatatatatatatatatactaagTTCAGTGGATACAAACAtgagagaattaaaaaaatgtgtcacagGAGAAACATGTGAGAAGCAGGAGACTTAAGCTTATGTCTCAATTTGAAGTTCATTTGATCTAATTTCTGTCTAGAAGAAAGGTGTGAGATGAATCGGAGATCTCTTGTTTGATGTTCCTTTTTCAGGAAATTTTGGCTGATTTGTATGAACGATCTCATTCATTTAGATTTGCTTTCACgccagtgacgttaggtttagtgACAGGGTTATGGGTGGGGATTCagtgttttcttattttcaatTACTTGTACGTTTTGTAGAATTGACAacatatgaattcatacaaattatccacctcataaaatagttgtTAAATTTCACAAGATTAGGTTGATATTTcctatttatttgaataacttatctttcttttatttaaatatgtgttgTCAAGGTTTGTTGTAGTAGAAGTATTAACCACCTTCACAAATAATCATATGACCCTTTTGCTTGTCAACCAAGTGCCTGCCAAAGCAAACAGCGCCCCACATTTTCCCCATTGTGTTAATCTGTGGTGAAAAATAGAAGAAAAGCTCGCCCTGTTGTTAAAATTACTATCATGAAAGCACAAGCAGAAAAACCAAACGAGAACAATAATAAGATAAtaacaacagaaaacatttattcatgtcacaTGTTTATTAGCATGATTCTTAGTTTTTGCAAGAGTACAAATTAATTCACAAGTAAAGAaagatgtaaaacaaatgtaaatatatattatgtatagaATATACCAATGACACCCTACTGTTGTACTACAAACTATCTCTCAGGTTATagcacacaaaaaacaactaACACCACAAACATAGTGAGAGTGATTTTAATGAGCTTCATGTTCTAACATTCAGCAGTGAATGAGCATTTGCATTAAACGTTCAGTTTGTGTCCAGATTAAAGATGTTTATCACAAgaacctgtaaaaaaacaacaagaaatcAATCAGATTATGTAAGCAATAAGGTACAACAGGCTGAGCTTTATCATGAATCAAGGACTGAAATAAAAGAATCTCTGAGATCACAGGCCAGACATTTGATCAGTACATATGTTCCCTGCGAATGAAACCCACAAACTTTTGCTCATCAAACATGATTCTCTAAATACTGAACCACAGATATTTCTCTATCAACAATGTTGGTGATTTTTTAGTTGGAATCGTTCTCTTCATAATACACACAGTGTTTGAGCAGATTTACAGAGAATCATACTGTAGTGTTTTCAACGTCACAGTGAAATGACATTAAGGTTTTATCTTTAAACTTTTAGCTGTGACTGACAAAAAAAGCTTCAAAACATGTTGGTTTTGAAGAAAagactgatgtgtgtgtgtgtgtgtgtgtactcgcCTCTGTTTGccttctcttcctcttctttcaCTGGCCGTTGTGTCCAGGACAGTTTAACATCAGAGTTGTTTAATCCCAGTGCAGACTGAAGctaaaatattaatacacacatgatgaaacatcctgtcatttctcattctctcatcaCTCatgtcatacacacacatgttcacTATCAAACACTGTCATATATCACTTCTCTCTTAAATATCAAGTCACCTGATGGAGGATTTTTTCGCTCTCAGCAGCTACATCACCACTGGAGGacattttcagtttcagaaaaGTTCTCTTTCTGTGACCTGAGACACAAATTCAAcaatcacacacaaataaaatttaAGAGGTCACCAATGAACAAAAGCAGAAAGCAGAAATCAGAATCAAGTCGTTCAGAGTGATGTATGATATACGTAATGAAACATTTGTGTGAGATTGAATTAAACAACACAgtataatgttttatgttttacgTTTTCCATAAACCTCCACTTCACACAGAGTCAGATAAGATGTGCGTCCAGTCATGACAacattcacataacgtccctCCATTTTACCACATGAGTAACTGATGGGGACACCAGGTTGAATTCCAGAAGTTATagcacatctagagagagagagagagagagagagagagagacagtcaaTGAATCTCAATTTCATCAATTAAGGTGTTTAACTGAATAACTTTACATAggattgttgtttccattgttgACCAGTGAGTTTCCGACACAAATCTCTGCTCCATTGGTAACTTCAGGACAGCAGGATGGTTTAGGAGCGATGATTACTGTATCAATCTCATAATAATCCTGAAGATCTAACCTCCACCATGGGTTACCCTCAGATGATGTAGAAGAGCAGTGTTCTGCTTCAACTGCACCATATCTTACACCATCTACAGCATATTGAGCTATCCAGGTGAGATATGTTGATGTCTGTGTGGCTGTTCCCTTAAATGCTAAATTCTctagaaaatatttattgaaagaCAGATGATCATTCACTATGcagataaatcaacacaaccGTGAGAATCAAGTAAGAATCATCTAAATCGGTTCACCCCTTATAACATTTGACATTCATATTCATGCATTAGCAAATCCTTTTGTCCACAACAATACATATTATTAGTATGTGTTAGGAATCATACAATTattgtcaaatgtttacaattacCACGTTCCattgaatgtaaaaaattaCCTGTTCCATACACCTCCACCTCACACAGACTGAGACGATTTGTCTGTCCAGTCATgaccacattcacataacgtcccGACATCCCATGACATGAGTAACTGAGGGTGTGACCAACTTGAAAACTTGAAGCTATagcacatctagagagagagaggaaaccaATCAATCAATCAAGCGTTGAAGTGACTTGCTTAAGAACTTTACCTCAAATTGTTGGCTCCGTTGTTATCCAATGAGTTTCCAATACGAATCTCCACTCCGttggtttcagaagaacagcagtCTGATCTAGTAGTGATGATCACTGTACTAATGTCATAAACATGGAGAAGATCCAACCTCCACCATGGGTTACTTTCTATATTAGTAGCAGTGCATGTCACTCCATCATATCTTAAACCATCTTTGGCTTTTTCAGCTACATTAATGTGAGCTGTGGATGACTGTGTGACTGTTCCTTTAGATGCTAAATTCTCTAGAAAACATAAATTTACTGATCAGTAAGTCTGCAGATATATAAACACATGTGATCATCAAGTAATATCCATTTGAATCTTTTCAGCCCGTGTGTTATGAAAGACCCACAGGCCACATCCTCttcaaacagcaaaaaaaaaaacactgcaatattttatCTGACATTGAGTGCGTTTATATGCACAGTCTTATGCTAATTATGCtttaagtcccagtgaaataaaaaaattacagtgcctattttttcattaaatattgcagtgttttttgtaaatattttattaatgtgggtcatttttaaatttgtgtgctgcaataatctttagttaaaatctgaaattgcattttcttcctgtaatgactatccatcttaaaggtccagtcaatAATATTTGgcggcaaggttgcgaattgcaaccaaccgctcaaTCCACCCCTCCGTTTCGAAACACTATGAaggctgacagaacatggcgaTTACATGCAAGGgcacccgcggtgtatgtagatagaaagaGCTCactctaaggtaataaaaacataccgCTTCATTGTGTatgctctttatacacctctgaagacatgtaTGTTATATTGAATTTCGGTCAATAAATCaacccaaaaattacacactggacctttatatTATGTATGTTTGATGACTTGGGCGTTGCAACCATTAACtactccccttcaactgtcagtctgctgtcaGTTCAATTTCAATATGCAgaacaaaacacagagaaagacaaaagccacgcatactatttttctcattagaaattctatttcactcggaaatgtgtcaaaatacgtTTATAAACAATTGCAACTTCTagttcatggggactttaataAGCTGATTTCTTTTATTGGGGAAAGGTCATAAAAGGTGTAAGCAAAAGCCCTCggcagaggtagttttttgAACAGTACCCCGATTTCAGGTTGCATGTAAACATCTTTACCGTTTTTCctctcatttttgtttatttgcgcATGTCTGACAGCGTAATAGTAAAAGTctcaaaggaaaaaaaaaacttataaaAGTCCACTCTCGAGTCACGCAGTTgatgttaaacaaataattgatACATTTGCAGATACTGCAGACATGagaaaagatataaaaatacagcttctgaccgaTTTCATGcagcattttaaattattagaTGGAGTATCGACAGTGACGTCACTACATGTGAGTAACCTGGCATGCCTCATATTTCCACAAACGCGGTTGTGGTGgtgtaggcggggcgagaccgtgagtcgaggccagtgagtgagtgttaatgagtgtcagctgtgcatgcaccggtctcgtatcacggaagagattgggagcataagagaacgagcgaccggaccgtcgatgagaatGGACCATACCTGGGTTTATGTTGTGGTTTGTAATTCGC
Proteins encoded:
- the LOC130412867 gene encoding fucolectin-like encodes the protein MLGRYVNVFMPGRTTHLSLCEVEVYGTENLASKGTVTQSSTAHINVAEKAKDGLRYDGVTCTATNIESNPWWRLDLLHVYDISTVIITTRSDCCSSETNGVEIRIGNSLDNNGANNLRCAIASSFQVGHTLSYSCHGMSGRYVNVVMTGQTNRLSLCEVEVYGTENLAFKGTATQTSTYLTWIAQYAVDGVRYGAVEAEHCSSTSSEGNPWWRLDLQDYYEIDTVIIAPKPSCCPEVTNGAEICVGNSLVNNGNNNPM